One segment of Mycolicibacterium sp. YH-1 DNA contains the following:
- a CDS encoding LCP family protein, which produces MSDGENHTPGRPRPDDAAGDNKWLTRSPRSMRGAAPWERAAAQESDIQEPNADQPGTPPTGNHTDGVTVADLIAKVAGASPPERSTRRPRRHRSREESSEPPAEPPTELPPVDPAPVAEYLDYPERGDYPERGDLPERGDHPDRGDHPGFDPATDILPAISAHSDELPVLSEEPRRAARPARIGKARQAGETGRRRGMHSAMIVGRVAAALIAVLALALTGAAWQWQSVKNGNLNRVSALDPNSRDILDPNAQFGDENFLIVGTDTRIGENSELGAGTTDDAAGARSDTIMLVNIPADRKRVVAVSFPRDLAITPILCEPWDPKTGKYGPITDPDSPMYGLEEAYTETKLNSAYAVGGPKCLVKVIQKLSGLSVNRFMAVDFAGFSKMVDALGGVEVCTTTPLEDYELGTVLANAGPQLIDGHTALQYVRARQVVTETNGDYGRIKRQQLFLSSLLRSLISKDTFFSLSKLNNVVNMFINDSYVDNIDTRDLVDLGQSIQGVNAGRITFVTVPTVGYADEYGNETPRTDDMRALFDAIIDDDPLPEEKNVDNTPVPETPEATPGSGSQPSTSESAPAEKSNGQTVDAVTTDPSDVTVRVSNSTGESGLAATAASELQQHGFVVTDPDDYPGPLSSTTVFYSSGNEQAAATVASAFAKNTIEQVPGMGSEIQVVLGADFYSVGAPSPSGSPVQVQVVKGTNSSTPTELPEDLTVTNAADTTCE; this is translated from the coding sequence ATGAGTGACGGTGAGAACCACACTCCCGGCCGTCCACGCCCGGATGACGCCGCAGGCGACAATAAATGGCTTACCCGATCGCCGCGGTCAATGCGAGGCGCCGCGCCGTGGGAGCGCGCCGCGGCACAAGAATCCGACATCCAAGAACCCAACGCCGACCAGCCCGGCACACCGCCGACGGGGAATCACACCGACGGTGTGACCGTCGCCGATCTGATCGCCAAGGTGGCCGGCGCCTCACCACCTGAGCGGTCCACGCGCCGCCCGCGGCGCCACCGCTCGCGTGAGGAGTCCTCCGAACCACCGGCCGAGCCACCGACTGAGCTGCCGCCCGTTGATCCGGCGCCGGTGGCCGAGTACCTCGACTACCCGGAACGCGGCGACTACCCGGAACGCGGCGACCTCCCGGAACGCGGCGACCACCCCGACCGCGGCGACCACCCCGGCTTCGACCCCGCCACCGACATCCTCCCCGCGATATCCGCCCACTCCGATGAGCTGCCCGTGCTGTCCGAGGAGCCGCGACGGGCCGCGAGGCCAGCCCGCATCGGGAAGGCGCGGCAAGCCGGCGAGACCGGGCGACGGCGCGGTATGCACTCGGCGATGATCGTCGGTCGCGTTGCCGCCGCCCTGATAGCCGTTTTGGCGCTGGCCCTCACTGGCGCGGCGTGGCAGTGGCAGTCGGTGAAGAACGGAAACCTCAACAGGGTCTCGGCGCTGGATCCCAACTCGCGCGACATTCTCGACCCCAACGCTCAGTTCGGTGACGAGAACTTCCTCATCGTCGGAACCGACACTCGCATCGGCGAGAACAGCGAACTCGGCGCGGGCACCACCGACGACGCCGCGGGCGCGCGATCCGACACCATCATGCTGGTCAACATCCCGGCCGACCGCAAACGCGTTGTCGCCGTGTCGTTCCCGCGCGACCTGGCCATCACACCCATCCTGTGCGAACCGTGGGACCCGAAGACGGGCAAGTACGGGCCCATCACCGACCCCGACTCCCCCATGTACGGGCTCGAAGAGGCCTACACCGAGACGAAGCTGAACTCCGCCTACGCCGTCGGTGGACCCAAGTGTCTGGTGAAGGTGATTCAGAAGCTCTCGGGCCTGTCGGTCAACCGCTTCATGGCCGTCGACTTCGCCGGCTTCTCCAAGATGGTCGACGCCCTGGGCGGCGTCGAGGTCTGCACCACCACGCCGCTCGAGGACTACGAACTCGGCACCGTGCTGGCCAACGCCGGGCCTCAGCTCATCGACGGTCACACCGCGCTGCAGTACGTGCGCGCCCGCCAGGTCGTCACCGAGACCAACGGCGACTACGGCCGGATCAAACGCCAGCAGCTGTTCCTCTCCTCGCTGCTGCGCTCCCTGATCTCGAAGGACACGTTCTTCTCACTGAGCAAGCTCAACAACGTCGTGAACATGTTCATCAACGACAGCTACGTCGACAACATCGACACCAGGGACCTCGTCGACCTCGGCCAGTCCATCCAGGGTGTGAACGCCGGCCGAATCACGTTCGTGACGGTGCCGACGGTCGGATACGCCGACGAGTACGGCAACGAGACGCCGCGCACCGACGACATGCGTGCACTGTTCGACGCGATCATCGACGACGACCCGTTGCCCGAGGAGAAGAACGTGGACAACACCCCTGTTCCGGAGACGCCGGAGGCAACCCCCGGCTCGGGGTCGCAGCCGTCCACCTCCGAGTCCGCGCCGGCTGAGAAGAGCAACGGTCAGACCGTTGACGCGGTCACCACCGATCCCAGTGACGTCACTGTCCGGGTGTCCAACTCGACCGGTGAGAGCGGCCTCGCGGCCACCGCGGCCAGCGAACTGCAGCAGCACGGGTTCGTGGTCACCGATCCCGACGACTACCCGGGACCGCTCAGTTCGACCACGGTGTTCTACTCCTCAGGCAACGAACAGGCCGCCGCCACCGTGGCCTCCGCGTTCGCCAAGAACACCATCGAGCAGGTGCCCGGCATGGGCAGCGAGATCCAGGTGGTGCTCGGCGCCGACTTCTACTCGGTGGGCGCACCGTCCCCGAGCGGCTCACCGGTCCAGGTTCAGGTCGTCAAGGGCACCAACTCGAGCACACCGACCGAGTTGCCCGAGGACCTCACCGTGACCAACGCGGCGGACACCACCTGCGAGTGA
- the phoU gene encoding phosphate signaling complex protein PhoU: MRTAYQEQLAALSDQLGEMCRLAGAAMERSTQALLQADLVLAEQVITDHEQIVALSARAEESAFVLLALQAPVAGDLRAIVSSIQIVADIDRMGALALHVAKIARRRHPQHALPEEVNGYFAEMGRVAVELSGSVQEVLLTRDPEKAARIREEDDAMDDLHRHLFNVLMDREWKHGVTAAVDVTLLSRFYERFADHAVEVARRVIFQVTGHFPEEEELSTPH; encoded by the coding sequence ATGCGAACCGCCTATCAAGAGCAGCTGGCTGCCCTGTCCGACCAACTCGGAGAGATGTGCCGACTTGCCGGCGCCGCGATGGAGCGATCGACTCAAGCCCTGCTGCAGGCCGACCTGGTGCTCGCCGAACAGGTCATCACCGACCACGAGCAGATCGTGGCACTGAGCGCGCGCGCCGAGGAGTCCGCGTTCGTGTTGCTGGCCCTTCAGGCGCCCGTCGCCGGCGACCTCCGGGCGATCGTCAGCTCGATCCAAATCGTCGCCGACATCGACCGCATGGGCGCGCTCGCACTGCACGTCGCCAAGATCGCCCGGCGTCGGCATCCCCAGCACGCACTGCCCGAGGAGGTCAACGGCTACTTCGCCGAGATGGGGCGAGTGGCGGTCGAACTCAGCGGCAGCGTCCAGGAGGTCCTCCTCACCCGCGACCCCGAGAAGGCCGCCCGCATCCGTGAGGAAGACGATGCGATGGATGACCTGCACCGGCACCTGTTCAACGTGCTGATGGACCGGGAGTGGAAGCACGGCGTGACCGCCGCCGTCGACGTGACGCTGCTGAGCCGCTTCTACGAGCGCTTCGCCGACCACGCCGTCGAGGTCGCACGCCGGGTCATCTTCCAGGTCACCGGACACTTCCCCGAGGAAGAGGAACTCTCCACGCCGCACTGA
- a CDS encoding MarR family winged helix-turn-helix transcriptional regulator: protein MKTKSALIATINDLLGAVGDKFDGDEDGDAERDFMAQRCPPQLLDNVRSLPTLSMHLLAGIADGPVSVVGLAARTAQLKGTVSKHVQRLVEAGLVVREPIPGNRKEVQLSLTADGEAIAEAHRELHDEMRRGLEAFLQRYANADLQVIATVLSDVLAARKVGVRIVPGE, encoded by the coding sequence GTGAAAACTAAGTCGGCGTTGATCGCGACCATCAACGACCTGCTCGGTGCCGTGGGGGACAAGTTCGACGGTGATGAGGATGGTGATGCCGAGCGCGATTTCATGGCGCAGCGGTGCCCTCCACAGCTTTTGGACAATGTGCGATCACTGCCCACGCTCTCGATGCACCTGCTCGCCGGCATCGCTGACGGACCGGTCAGCGTGGTCGGGCTGGCCGCTAGAACCGCCCAGTTGAAGGGCACGGTCTCCAAGCACGTACAGCGACTGGTCGAGGCGGGCCTGGTCGTGCGCGAACCCATCCCGGGCAATCGCAAGGAGGTCCAGCTCAGCCTCACGGCTGATGGTGAGGCCATCGCCGAGGCTCACCGCGAGTTGCATGACGAGATGCGAAGGGGTCTGGAGGCGTTCCTCCAGCGCTACGCGAACGCCGATCTGCAGGTGATCGCGACGGTTCTGAGCGATGTGTTGGCCGCCCGCAAGGTCGGGGTCCGGATTGTGCCCGGCGAGTGA
- the pstA gene encoding phosphate ABC transporter permease PstA — translation MTSTLDAPVKAPTFQGVSARRKFTNNLATVLVTGSVVVALVPLVWVLYSVITKGIAALTSPTWFTNSQAGMTAFSPGGGVYHAIVGTLLQGLVCSLISIPIGVFVAVYLVEYGGGTRLGKVTTFMVDILTGVPSIVAALFIYALWVATLGFQRSGFAVSLALVLLMIPVIVRATEEMLRIVPMDLREASYALGVPKWKTIARIVIPTALSGIVTGIMLSLARVMGETAPLLILVGYAQAMNFDMFGGFMGSLPGMMYDQISAGAGANPVPTDRLWGAALTLIVLIALLNVGARLIAKFFSPKQA, via the coding sequence ATGACGTCGACATTGGACGCGCCCGTCAAGGCGCCCACCTTCCAGGGCGTCAGTGCGCGCCGCAAGTTCACCAACAACCTGGCCACGGTGCTGGTGACCGGTTCGGTGGTGGTCGCGCTGGTGCCGCTGGTGTGGGTGCTCTACTCCGTCATCACCAAGGGCATCGCGGCCCTGACGTCACCGACGTGGTTCACCAACTCCCAGGCGGGCATGACGGCGTTCTCCCCGGGCGGCGGCGTCTACCACGCCATCGTCGGCACGCTGCTGCAGGGCTTGGTGTGCTCCCTGATCTCGATCCCGATCGGCGTCTTCGTCGCGGTGTATCTCGTCGAATATGGCGGGGGCACCCGGCTGGGCAAGGTCACCACGTTCATGGTGGACATCCTCACCGGTGTGCCGTCCATCGTGGCAGCGCTGTTCATCTACGCGCTGTGGGTGGCCACGCTGGGCTTCCAGCGGTCGGGCTTTGCGGTGTCGCTGGCGCTGGTGCTGCTCATGATCCCGGTGATCGTCCGTGCCACCGAGGAGATGCTGCGCATCGTCCCGATGGATCTGCGCGAGGCGAGTTACGCACTGGGCGTGCCGAAGTGGAAGACCATCGCACGCATCGTGATCCCGACGGCGTTGTCGGGCATCGTCACCGGCATCATGCTGTCACTCGCCCGCGTCATGGGCGAGACGGCGCCACTGCTCATCCTGGTCGGTTACGCCCAGGCGATGAACTTCGACATGTTCGGCGGGTTCATGGGCTCGTTGCCCGGCATGATGTACGACCAGATCTCGGCAGGCGCGGGGGCGAACCCGGTGCCGACCGACCGGCTGTGGGGCGCGGCACTCACGCTGATCGTGCTGATCGCCCTTCTCAATGTCGGTGCCCGACTGATCGCCAAGTTCTTTTCACCCAAGCAGGCTTAG
- the pstC gene encoding phosphate ABC transporter permease subunit PstC: MTDRVTDGITVTTPNPADAGSGEVIASPFPAPEPISTDPSRGGKVRLGDRIFRGLSEGSGILIIVLIGAIGVFLLWRAIPALTRNTENFFTYGGNWVTTDTSAMQFGILDLLQVTVFVSVFALLLAMPVALGIAVFLTQYSPRRLAGPLAYLVDLLAAVPSIVYGVWGLYVLAPVLKPFALFLNENLGWLFLFKTGTASVAGGGTIFTAGIVLAVMILPIITAVTREVFVQTPRGQIEAALALGATRWEVVRTTVLPFGMSGYISGAMLGLGRALGETIALLIILRGTQTAFGWSLFDGGYTFASKIAATASEFNDQYKAGAYIAAGLVLFILTFVVNSLARAAVAGRGAK; encoded by the coding sequence ATGACCGATAGGGTCACCGACGGGATAACAGTGACAACACCGAATCCAGCCGACGCGGGGTCGGGTGAAGTCATCGCTTCACCGTTCCCCGCGCCGGAACCGATCTCCACCGACCCATCCAGGGGCGGCAAGGTGCGCCTGGGAGATCGGATCTTCCGCGGGCTCTCGGAGGGCTCCGGCATCCTGATCATCGTCCTCATCGGGGCGATCGGGGTCTTCCTGTTGTGGCGCGCCATACCGGCGCTCACCCGCAACACCGAGAACTTCTTCACCTACGGCGGGAACTGGGTCACCACCGACACATCGGCGATGCAGTTCGGCATCCTCGACCTGTTGCAGGTGACGGTCTTCGTCTCGGTGTTCGCGCTGCTTCTGGCCATGCCGGTGGCGCTGGGTATCGCCGTCTTCCTGACGCAGTACTCGCCACGCCGGTTGGCTGGTCCGCTGGCGTATCTGGTCGACCTGCTGGCTGCCGTGCCGTCGATCGTCTACGGCGTGTGGGGCCTCTATGTGCTGGCACCAGTGCTCAAGCCGTTCGCCCTGTTCCTCAACGAGAACCTGGGCTGGCTGTTCCTGTTCAAGACGGGCACGGCATCGGTGGCGGGAGGCGGCACGATCTTCACCGCGGGCATCGTGCTGGCGGTGATGATCCTGCCGATCATCACCGCGGTGACGCGCGAGGTGTTCGTGCAGACTCCTCGCGGTCAGATCGAGGCCGCGCTCGCACTCGGAGCGACACGCTGGGAGGTGGTCCGGACCACCGTGCTGCCGTTCGGTATGTCGGGGTACATCAGCGGCGCGATGCTCGGCCTCGGTCGCGCACTCGGTGAGACCATCGCGCTGCTGATCATCCTGCGCGGCACGCAGACCGCGTTCGGTTGGTCGCTGTTCGACGGGGGCTACACCTTCGCCAGCAAGATCGCCGCCACGGCAAGCGAATTCAACGACCAGTACAAGGCGGGCGCCTACATCGCGGCCGGCCTGGTGCTGTTCATCCTGACGTTCGTGGTGAACTCGCTGGCTCGCGCCGCGGTCGCCGGGAGGGGCGCAAAATGA
- the pstB gene encoding phosphate ABC transporter ATP-binding protein PstB has translation MAKRLDLKDVNIYYGSFHAVADVALAVQPRSVTAFIGPSGCGKSTVLRTLNRMHEVIPGARVEGSVLLDGENIYGAGVDPVGVRKTIGMVFQRPNPFPTMSIRDNVVAGLKLQGVRNKKSLDEVAERSLKGANLWNEVKDRLDKPGGSLSGGQQQRLCIARAIAVQPDVLLMDEPCSALDPISTLAIEDLISELKQDFTIVIVTHNMQQAARVSDQTAFFNLEATGKPGRLVELDDTEKIFSNPTQKATEDYISGRFG, from the coding sequence ATGGCCAAGCGTCTGGATCTCAAAGACGTCAATATCTACTACGGGTCATTCCACGCGGTGGCCGACGTGGCGCTGGCGGTGCAACCGCGCAGTGTCACGGCATTCATCGGCCCCTCGGGCTGCGGGAAGTCGACGGTGCTGCGAACCCTCAACCGCATGCACGAGGTCATCCCCGGCGCCCGCGTCGAGGGCTCGGTGCTGCTCGACGGTGAGAACATCTACGGTGCCGGTGTCGACCCGGTCGGTGTTCGAAAGACCATCGGCATGGTGTTCCAGCGGCCGAATCCGTTCCCCACCATGTCGATTCGGGACAACGTGGTGGCGGGCCTGAAGCTGCAGGGCGTGCGCAACAAGAAGTCACTCGACGAGGTGGCCGAGCGCTCGCTCAAGGGTGCCAACCTGTGGAACGAGGTCAAGGACCGGCTCGACAAGCCCGGCGGCAGCCTGTCCGGCGGCCAGCAGCAGCGCCTGTGCATCGCGCGCGCCATCGCGGTGCAGCCCGACGTGTTGCTGATGGACGAGCCGTGCTCCGCGTTGGATCCGATCTCGACGCTTGCCATCGAGGATCTGATCTCCGAGCTCAAGCAGGACTTCACCATCGTGATCGTCACGCACAACATGCAGCAGGCGGCGCGGGTGTCCGATCAGACGGCGTTCTTCAACCTGGAGGCCACCGGCAAGCCGGGTCGTCTCGTTGAGCTGGACGACACCGAGAAGATCTTCTCCAACCCGACTCAGAAGGCCACCGAGGACTACATCTCGGGCCGCTTCGGTTAG
- a CDS encoding zinc-binding alcohol dehydrogenase family protein yields MKAAVVDEWGRPPVYTDFPEPQPRDGAIVAAVEASALTNLTRGLVTGAHYASKEIELPTVPGVDGVVRLPDGRRFYTGALAPHGMMAQRTLLSQHGAFELPDGIDSVTAAAIPNPGVSAWLALELGAAVRAGDHVLVLGATGVTGSMAVQLASSLFDAGRVVVAGRDTTRLDWLRTVGADDAIALGHDDLDARVTALHAERPFDAVLDYLWGEPAERTLSALAASHSAAYYHRTRWVQIGSMAGPTMSLQAGLLRGTGIVMSGIGLGSVPPDDMARARTEALPQLFDMVADGRLHLRTQARPLADVEHVWTTVEPSGTRVVLVP; encoded by the coding sequence ATGAAGGCTGCAGTAGTCGACGAGTGGGGCCGGCCGCCGGTCTACACCGACTTCCCGGAACCACAACCAAGAGACGGGGCGATAGTCGCCGCCGTCGAGGCATCCGCGCTGACCAACCTCACCCGTGGCTTGGTGACGGGAGCCCACTACGCCAGCAAGGAGATCGAGCTACCGACGGTGCCGGGGGTTGACGGGGTCGTGCGGCTTCCTGACGGTCGCCGGTTCTACACCGGGGCGCTCGCCCCCCACGGAATGATGGCGCAGCGCACCCTGCTCAGCCAGCACGGTGCCTTCGAACTACCCGATGGCATCGACTCGGTCACTGCGGCCGCAATCCCCAATCCCGGTGTCTCGGCGTGGCTGGCACTCGAACTCGGCGCTGCGGTGAGGGCAGGCGATCACGTGCTCGTGCTCGGTGCCACCGGCGTCACCGGGTCGATGGCCGTGCAGTTGGCGAGTTCACTCTTCGACGCAGGGCGGGTGGTCGTCGCGGGCCGCGACACGACACGTCTCGACTGGCTGCGCACAGTCGGCGCCGATGACGCCATCGCGCTGGGGCACGACGACCTCGACGCTCGCGTCACCGCACTCCACGCTGAGCGACCCTTCGACGCCGTGCTCGACTACCTGTGGGGCGAACCTGCCGAACGGACGCTGAGCGCGCTGGCCGCCAGTCATTCCGCCGCGTACTACCACCGCACCCGGTGGGTGCAGATCGGCTCGATGGCCGGGCCCACGATGAGCCTGCAGGCAGGACTGCTGCGTGGGACGGGCATCGTCATGTCAGGGATCGGACTCGGTAGCGTTCCGCCCGATGACATGGCACGGGCGCGCACCGAGGCGCTGCCGCAACTGTTCGACATGGTCGCCGACGGCCGACTGCACCTACGCACACAGGCCCGCCCACTCGCCGATGTCGAGCACGTGTGGACGACGGTCGAGCCGTCCGGGACCAGAGTGGTGTTGGTTCCCTAA